A section of the Streptomyces sp. Je 1-369 genome encodes:
- a CDS encoding carbonic anhydrase: MKSLIDNARSFATTHVADPHNAAAFRALEAGQSPEALFITCSDSRVVPALITGARPGELFELRTAGNVVPPYPEAGIDGRAAGPMSEAATIEYAVCVLGVRDIVVCGHSHCGAVGALVRREDLSAVPAVRDWLEHSVGPDATLRSLAATSPDVAEAVQTHVLAQVERLHAYPCVRERIADNSLTLHAWYYEVHTGTVSTHRPSDTGRPSFSPL; the protein is encoded by the coding sequence TTGAAGTCACTGATCGACAACGCCCGTTCGTTCGCCACGACACACGTGGCGGATCCCCACAACGCAGCGGCCTTCCGGGCTCTCGAAGCCGGACAGTCACCCGAAGCCCTGTTCATCACCTGCTCCGACTCGCGCGTCGTCCCGGCCCTGATCACCGGGGCCCGGCCGGGCGAGCTCTTCGAACTCCGTACGGCGGGCAATGTCGTCCCGCCCTACCCCGAGGCCGGCATCGACGGCCGCGCCGCAGGCCCCATGAGTGAGGCCGCCACCATCGAGTACGCGGTGTGCGTACTCGGCGTCCGCGACATCGTCGTCTGCGGACACTCCCACTGCGGCGCCGTCGGCGCGCTCGTGCGGCGCGAAGACCTGTCGGCCGTACCGGCCGTTCGCGACTGGCTCGAGCACTCCGTCGGCCCCGACGCCACCCTGCGTTCACTGGCGGCGACCTCGCCCGACGTGGCGGAGGCCGTCCAGACCCACGTACTGGCGCAGGTGGAGAGGCTCCACGCGTACCCCTGTGTGCGCGAGCGCATCGCCGACAACTCCCTGACACTGCACGCCTGGTACTACGAAGTGCACACGGGCACCGTCAGCACACACCGGCCGTCGGACACCGGCCGGCCCTCGTTCAGTCCGCTGTGA
- a CDS encoding AAA family ATPase, with the protein MPDTSFQGQIVDTEPAPHVFLVVGIPGSGKSSVSDALARRYPLGAHIEGDHLQDLIVSGNHLPKPEEDLEADRQLLLRARNAAVLARSFHAAGVVPVIDDVVVRRAHLEFYREHLKDLPLRLIVLAPSIDVVTRRLTARDKVLADDWTFLDEAVRGELRGEGEWFDSSGLTLDETVDAILAN; encoded by the coding sequence ATGCCGGACACCTCGTTCCAGGGGCAGATCGTCGACACGGAGCCCGCGCCGCACGTGTTCCTCGTCGTCGGCATTCCGGGGTCGGGAAAGAGCTCCGTGTCGGACGCGCTCGCCCGCAGGTACCCCCTCGGCGCGCACATCGAGGGCGACCACCTCCAGGACCTGATCGTCTCGGGCAACCACCTCCCGAAGCCGGAGGAAGACCTCGAAGCGGACCGCCAACTGCTCCTGCGCGCACGCAACGCGGCGGTCCTCGCCCGCAGCTTCCACGCCGCGGGTGTCGTCCCGGTCATCGACGACGTGGTCGTGCGCCGCGCGCACCTGGAGTTCTACCGGGAGCACCTGAAGGACCTGCCGCTGCGCCTGATCGTGCTGGCCCCGTCCATCGACGTCGTCACCCGGCGGCTCACCGCGCGGGACAAGGTCCTCGCCGACGACTGGACGTTCCTGGACGAGGCGGTGCGCGGCGAACTCCGCGGCGAGGGCGAGTGGTTCGACAGCTCCGGGCTGACCCTGGACGAGACGGTCGACGCCATCCTGGCGAACTGA
- a CDS encoding coagulation factor 5/8 type domain-containing protein, whose amino-acid sequence MPTSPTRRAVLGAIAASAATAGLATTASPAAARTPAARLPGGGDLGPNVIVFSPSTSGIQAKLDQIFKQQESAQFGTGRYALLFKPGTYNGLNAQLGFYTSIAGLGLSPDDTSINGDVTVDAGWFNGNATQNFWRSAENLALTPVNGTNRWAVAQAAPFRRMHIRGGLNLAPNGYGWASGGYIADSRIDGSVGPYSQQQWYTRDSSVGGWVNAVWNMVFSGVQGAPGQSFPNPPYTTLDTTPISREKPFLYLNGTEYRVFLPEKRTNARGTTWGNGTPRGTSLPLSQFYVAKPGTSAATMNAALAQGLHLLLTPGIYHIDRAVEVNRANTVVLGLGYATLVPDGGAAAMKVADVDGVRLAGFLIDAGPVNSPVLLEVGPRGSARDHSANPITVQDVFIRIGGAGPGKATLSMEVNSRHTIIDHTWVWRADHGAGVGWETNRADYGVHVRGDDVLATGLFVEHFNKYDVEWSGQRGRTIFFQNEKAYDAPNQASVQDGNVKGFAAYKVASSVTSHEGWGLGSYCNYTSDPSIRQDHGFAAPRTPGVRFHHLLVVSLGGMGQYEHVINDTGSATSGSSTVPSTVVSYP is encoded by the coding sequence ATGCCAACTTCCCCCACACGCCGCGCGGTTCTGGGCGCCATCGCCGCGTCGGCCGCCACCGCGGGCCTCGCCACCACCGCCTCCCCCGCCGCGGCGCGGACCCCGGCCGCCCGTCTGCCGGGCGGCGGCGACCTCGGGCCCAACGTGATCGTCTTCTCGCCCTCCACGTCCGGCATCCAGGCCAAGCTGGACCAGATCTTCAAGCAGCAGGAGAGCGCGCAGTTCGGCACCGGGCGCTACGCGCTGCTGTTCAAGCCGGGCACGTACAACGGGCTCAACGCCCAACTCGGGTTCTACACCTCGATAGCGGGCCTCGGTCTGTCCCCCGACGACACGTCGATCAACGGTGACGTGACGGTCGACGCCGGCTGGTTCAACGGCAACGCCACGCAAAACTTCTGGCGCTCCGCGGAGAACCTCGCGCTCACGCCCGTCAACGGCACCAACCGGTGGGCCGTGGCGCAGGCGGCGCCCTTCCGCCGCATGCACATCAGAGGCGGACTCAACCTCGCGCCCAACGGCTACGGCTGGGCCAGCGGCGGCTACATCGCGGACAGCAGGATCGACGGCAGTGTCGGCCCGTACTCGCAGCAGCAGTGGTACACCCGCGACAGTTCCGTGGGCGGCTGGGTCAACGCCGTGTGGAACATGGTGTTCTCCGGCGTCCAGGGCGCGCCGGGCCAGAGCTTCCCGAACCCCCCGTACACCACGCTCGACACCACGCCCATCTCGCGCGAGAAGCCCTTCCTGTACCTGAACGGCACGGAGTACCGGGTCTTCCTGCCGGAGAAGCGGACCAACGCGCGCGGCACGACGTGGGGGAACGGGACTCCCCGCGGTACGTCACTGCCGCTGAGCCAGTTCTACGTCGCGAAGCCCGGCACCAGCGCCGCCACGATGAACGCGGCCCTCGCCCAGGGCCTGCATCTGCTCCTGACACCCGGCATTTACCACATCGACCGCGCCGTCGAGGTGAACCGCGCCAACACCGTCGTACTCGGCCTCGGCTACGCCACGCTCGTGCCCGACGGCGGCGCCGCCGCGATGAAGGTCGCCGACGTGGACGGGGTGCGGCTCGCCGGTTTCCTCATCGACGCCGGTCCGGTCAACTCACCCGTGCTGCTCGAGGTGGGGCCGCGGGGCTCCGCCAGGGACCACTCGGCCAACCCGATCACCGTGCAGGACGTCTTCATCAGGATCGGCGGCGCGGGCCCCGGCAAGGCCACGCTCAGCATGGAGGTCAACAGCCGCCACACGATCATCGACCACACCTGGGTGTGGCGTGCCGACCACGGCGCCGGGGTGGGCTGGGAGACCAACCGCGCGGACTACGGGGTGCACGTCCGCGGTGACGACGTCCTCGCGACCGGTCTGTTCGTGGAGCACTTCAACAAGTACGACGTGGAATGGTCGGGACAGCGGGGGCGCACGATCTTCTTCCAGAACGAGAAGGCGTACGACGCGCCCAACCAGGCGTCGGTCCAGGACGGGAACGTGAAGGGCTTCGCCGCCTACAAGGTCGCGAGCTCGGTGACGTCCCACGAGGGCTGGGGCCTCGGCAGCTACTGCAACTACACCTCGGATCCCTCGATCCGCCAGGACCACGGGTTCGCCGCCCCGCGGACGCCGGGCGTCAGATTCCACCACCTCCTGGTCGTGTCGCTCGGAGGCATGGGCCAGTACGAGCACGTCATCAACGACACCGGTTCCGCCACGTCGGGCAGTTCCACGGTGCCGTCGACGGTGGTCTCCTACCCGTGA
- a CDS encoding 4-hydroxybenzoate 3-monooxygenase — translation MPRDLTRTTVGIVGAGPAGLMLSHLLARAGIESVVVDHRTRAQIEGTSRAGILEADSVRLLTDTGVSDRVLREGERHDGIELRFEGMGHRIDFQGLVGESVWLYPQTDVFTDLADARARDGADLRFGITGTRVVDLTAEHPGILFDDAVGRPCEVRCDILVGADGAHGVCRTAAPEAARTHYFRAHPFAWFGILVEAPPSAAELVYTHSERGFALISRRTDTVQRMYFQCGPDEDPADWSEDRIWTELQARVAGPDGFSLKEGPVTDRSVLRFRSLVCDPMRYGNMLLAGDAAHTVPPTGAKGLNLALADVRVLAEAVESAVRTADRAALDTYGPRALRRVWRAQHFSHWMTSMLHGLPDATDFDTRRQLAELAAVTGSAAGSTYLAEAYTGCGALPSR, via the coding sequence GTGCCCCGGGACCTCACGCGCACCACGGTCGGCATCGTCGGCGCGGGCCCGGCAGGGCTCATGCTCTCCCACCTCCTTGCCCGCGCGGGCATCGAATCCGTCGTGGTCGACCACCGCACCCGGGCACAGATCGAGGGCACCAGCCGGGCGGGCATCCTGGAGGCGGACAGCGTCCGGCTGCTGACCGACACCGGAGTCTCCGACCGCGTGCTGCGCGAGGGGGAGCGGCACGACGGCATCGAGCTGCGCTTCGAGGGCATGGGCCACCGCATCGACTTCCAGGGACTCGTCGGGGAAAGCGTGTGGCTCTATCCCCAGACCGACGTGTTCACCGACCTCGCCGACGCCCGCGCACGCGACGGCGCGGACCTCCGCTTCGGCATCACGGGAACGCGGGTCGTCGACCTCACGGCCGAGCACCCCGGCATCCTGTTCGACGACGCCGTGGGGCGACCCTGCGAAGTGCGGTGCGACATCCTGGTCGGCGCCGACGGGGCGCACGGCGTGTGCCGGACCGCGGCGCCCGAGGCGGCCCGTACGCACTACTTCCGCGCGCACCCGTTCGCCTGGTTCGGCATCCTCGTCGAGGCGCCGCCCAGCGCCGCCGAACTCGTCTACACCCACTCCGAGCGTGGCTTCGCGCTCATCAGCCGACGCACCGACACCGTGCAGCGCATGTACTTCCAATGCGGTCCCGACGAGGACCCGGCGGACTGGTCCGAGGACCGGATCTGGACGGAGCTGCAGGCCAGAGTGGCCGGACCGGACGGCTTTTCCCTCAAGGAGGGACCCGTCACGGACCGCTCGGTGCTCAGGTTCCGGAGCCTGGTGTGCGATCCGATGCGGTACGGCAACATGCTGCTGGCCGGGGACGCCGCCCACACCGTCCCGCCCACCGGCGCCAAAGGGCTCAACCTCGCGCTGGCGGACGTGCGCGTGCTCGCCGAAGCGGTGGAGAGCGCCGTCCGCACGGCCGACCGCGCCGCCCTCGACACGTACGGGCCCCGGGCGCTGCGCCGCGTCTGGCGGGCCCAGCACTTCTCCCACTGGATGACGTCGATGCTGCACGGGCTGCCCGACGCCACCGACTTCGACACGCGCCGCCAGCTCGCCGAACTGGCGGCCGTGACGGGCTCCGCCGCCGGATCCACGTACCTCGCCGAGGCCTACACCGGGTGCGGAGCCCTGCCCTCCCGGTGA
- a CDS encoding SulP family inorganic anion transporter: protein MPSSPPSLSSSLRSPFGALREPGVLRRDILASLVVFLVALPLCVGVAVASGVPAELGLVTGIVGGLVVGCLPGSALQVSGPAAGLTVLVFEAVREFGLSMLGAIVLLTGALQIGLGLLRCGRWFRAISVSVVQGMLAGIGLVLIFGQLYTMAGAKQPLSGMDKITGLPGLLADTVGDTTALTAAAVGLGTIAVLVLWPKLPPAARVVPAPLAAVALATAVTAGFDLDVANVSVRGMVDAIQPPGFGDFAELGSVAVLGTVLAFTLIASAESLFSAAAVDRMHDGPRTHYDKELVAQGVGNTVCGMLGALPMTAVIVRSSANVQAGARTPLSRILHGAWLLLFAVLLPAALGIIPLAALAGVLVHAGCKLIPVKDIVPLARAHRGEAVVLSVTAIAIVVTNMFEGVILGLVLAVAKSAWDTSHVHLDVRELTDGRMVVTITGNATFLRLPRILETLEAMPQDRPIELDLTAVRHLDHACRTTLENWALRHNDSGTEAVRMKTLPVAEATDKTAAKAEVQAEDKAKAKA from the coding sequence ATGCCCTCCTCTCCCCCTTCCCTCTCCTCCTCCCTGCGTTCGCCCTTCGGCGCCCTGCGCGAACCGGGCGTGCTGCGGCGGGACATCCTCGCCTCGCTCGTCGTCTTCCTCGTCGCCCTGCCGCTGTGCGTCGGCGTGGCGGTCGCCTCCGGCGTACCTGCCGAACTCGGCCTGGTCACCGGCATCGTCGGCGGCCTCGTCGTCGGCTGTCTGCCGGGCAGCGCCCTCCAGGTGAGCGGCCCGGCCGCCGGTCTCACCGTGCTCGTCTTCGAAGCCGTGCGCGAGTTCGGGCTGAGCATGCTCGGCGCGATCGTGCTGCTCACCGGCGCGCTCCAGATCGGCCTCGGCCTGCTCCGCTGCGGCCGGTGGTTCCGTGCGATATCGGTCTCCGTCGTCCAGGGCATGCTGGCCGGCATCGGCCTCGTGCTGATCTTCGGCCAGCTCTACACCATGGCCGGGGCCAAGCAGCCCCTCTCCGGCATGGACAAGATCACCGGTCTGCCGGGGCTGCTCGCCGACACGGTCGGGGACACCACGGCGCTGACCGCCGCGGCCGTCGGACTCGGCACGATCGCCGTCCTCGTGCTGTGGCCGAAGCTGCCCCCCGCGGCTCGTGTGGTACCCGCCCCGCTGGCCGCCGTGGCCCTCGCCACGGCCGTCACCGCCGGATTCGACCTCGACGTGGCGAACGTGTCGGTGCGCGGCATGGTCGACGCCATCCAGCCGCCCGGCTTCGGCGACTTCGCGGAGCTCGGCAGCGTTGCGGTGCTCGGCACCGTCCTCGCGTTCACACTGATCGCGTCGGCCGAGTCGCTGTTCAGCGCGGCCGCGGTGGACCGCATGCACGACGGTCCCCGCACGCACTACGACAAGGAGCTCGTCGCCCAGGGCGTCGGCAACACGGTGTGCGGCATGCTCGGCGCGCTGCCGATGACCGCGGTGATCGTCCGCAGCTCCGCCAACGTACAGGCCGGGGCGCGCACCCCGCTCTCGCGGATCCTGCACGGCGCGTGGCTGCTGCTGTTCGCGGTGCTCCTGCCTGCCGCGCTCGGCATCATCCCCCTCGCGGCGCTCGCCGGCGTCCTGGTGCACGCGGGCTGCAAGCTGATCCCCGTCAAGGACATCGTGCCGCTCGCCCGCGCCCACCGCGGCGAGGCCGTCGTCCTCTCCGTCACGGCGATCGCCATCGTGGTCACCAACATGTTCGAGGGCGTCATCCTCGGCCTGGTGCTCGCGGTGGCCAAGTCCGCCTGGGACACCTCCCATGTCCACCTGGACGTACGGGAGCTCACCGACGGGCGGATGGTGGTGACCATCACCGGCAACGCCACGTTCCTGCGGCTCCCCCGCATCCTGGAGACCCTGGAGGCCATGCCGCAGGACCGCCCCATCGAGCTGGACCTGACGGCCGTGCGCCATCTGGACCACGCCTGCCGCACGACGCTGGAGAACTGGGCGCTGCGGCACAACGACAGCGGCACGGAAGCCGTCCGGATGAAGACGCTTCCGGTGGCCGAGGCCACGGACAAGACTGCGGCCAAGGCCGAGGTCCAGGCCGAGGACAAGGCCAAGGCGAAGGCCTGA
- a CDS encoding discoidin domain-containing protein, with protein sequence MPRVRTPRPPTRRRRIAVPLTVALLASGALALPAQQAGAAGSVVKVTGSQGNWQLTVNGSPYQVKGLTWGPSVADADKYMPDLTSMGVNTIRTWGTDASSKPLFDSAAAHGVKVIAGFWLQPGGGPGSGGCVNYLTDTAYKSQMLEEFPKWVQTYKDHPGVLMWNVGNESVLGLQNCYTGAELERQRDAYTTFVNDVTKKIHAVDPDHPVTSTDAWTGAWPYYKRNAPDLDLYAVNSYNAVCDIKSTWEQGGYTKPYIVTETGPAGEWEVPDDANGVPQEPTDRAKAEGYTKAWNCVTGHKGVALGATMFHYGTEYDFGGIWFNLLPAGQKRLAYTAVKKAYGADTARDNTAPVISAMNVEGDAGKVPAGRALTLTTQATDPDGDALSYEVLANSMYIDKDKNLTPLRHTNEGNGRLKVTAPDRTGVWKIYVKVTDGKGNVGVETRSVRVVAPPVDGTNIALGKAAKASSQQAGGGDCPCTAAGAVDGKATTRWASDWSDPQWLQVDLGSRRSFRHVQLNWETSYAKAYTIQTSDDGQNWRTVHEMKDGNGGIDDFDVDGTGRYVRVHGTARGTGWGYSLYEFGIHQ encoded by the coding sequence ATGCCCAGAGTCCGCACACCCCGCCCACCGACGAGACGGCGGCGCATCGCCGTACCGCTCACCGTCGCCCTGCTCGCCTCCGGTGCCCTCGCGCTGCCCGCCCAGCAGGCGGGTGCCGCGGGCAGCGTGGTCAAGGTGACCGGATCGCAGGGGAACTGGCAGTTGACGGTGAACGGCTCCCCCTACCAGGTCAAGGGCCTGACCTGGGGGCCGAGCGTCGCCGACGCCGACAAGTACATGCCCGACCTCACGTCCATGGGTGTCAACACCATCCGCACCTGGGGCACCGACGCCTCCAGCAAGCCGCTGTTCGACTCGGCCGCCGCCCACGGCGTCAAGGTCATCGCGGGCTTCTGGCTCCAGCCCGGCGGCGGCCCCGGTAGCGGCGGCTGCGTCAACTACCTGACCGACACGGCGTACAAGAGCCAGATGCTCGAAGAGTTCCCCAAGTGGGTGCAGACCTACAAGGACCACCCGGGCGTCCTGATGTGGAACGTGGGCAACGAGTCCGTGCTCGGGCTGCAGAACTGCTACACCGGCGCCGAGCTGGAACGCCAGCGCGACGCCTACACCACCTTCGTCAACGACGTCACCAAGAAGATCCACGCCGTCGACCCCGACCATCCCGTCACCTCGACCGACGCGTGGACCGGCGCCTGGCCCTACTACAAGAGGAACGCCCCCGACCTCGACCTGTACGCCGTGAACTCCTACAACGCGGTCTGCGACATCAAGTCCACGTGGGAACAGGGCGGTTACACCAAGCCGTACATCGTCACCGAGACCGGGCCCGCGGGGGAGTGGGAGGTGCCCGACGACGCCAACGGGGTGCCGCAGGAGCCCACCGACCGCGCCAAGGCCGAGGGGTACACCAAGGCCTGGAACTGCGTCACCGGCCACAAGGGTGTCGCGCTGGGCGCCACGATGTTCCACTACGGAACCGAGTACGACTTCGGAGGCATCTGGTTCAACCTGCTGCCCGCGGGCCAGAAGCGGCTCGCGTACACCGCCGTGAAGAAGGCGTACGGCGCGGACACCGCCCGGGACAACACCGCGCCCGTCATCTCCGCGATGAACGTCGAGGGCGACGCGGGCAAGGTCCCCGCGGGCCGCGCGCTCACCCTCACCACGCAGGCGACCGACCCCGACGGGGACGCGCTGAGCTACGAGGTCCTCGCCAACAGCATGTACATCGACAAGGACAAGAACCTGACGCCCCTGCGCCACACGAACGAGGGGAACGGCCGCCTGAAGGTAACCGCACCCGACCGGACGGGCGTGTGGAAGATCTACGTCAAGGTCACCGACGGCAAGGGCAACGTGGGCGTCGAGACGCGCTCGGTGCGCGTGGTGGCCCCGCCGGTCGACGGCACGAACATCGCCCTCGGCAAGGCCGCGAAGGCGTCCTCCCAGCAGGCTGGCGGCGGTGACTGCCCCTGCACCGCGGCGGGCGCCGTCGACGGCAAGGCCACGACCCGCTGGGCCAGCGACTGGAGCGACCCCCAGTGGCTGCAGGTCGACCTCGGCTCCCGCCGTTCGTTCCGGCACGTCCAGCTCAACTGGGAGACGTCGTACGCGAAGGCCTACACGATCCAGACCTCCGACGACGGACAGAACTGGCGGACCGTCCACGAGATGAAGGACGGCAACGGCGGCATCGACGACTTCGACGTCGACGGCACGGGCCGCTACGTACGGGTCCACGGCACCGCGCGCGGCACGGGCTGGGGCTACTCGCTCTACGAGTTCGGCATCCACCAGTGA
- a CDS encoding DUF1996 domain-containing protein: MARRSKIISGLLMSGALLVTSLGVGGMAAGADSAPPSAHPMPSTHHHQGHTMAPSTVAAAEDRDGDGTIPAKSQVTGAKPAVKAPPHRYFHEFQANCSVTHTRPDDPIVYPGQPGKSHDHTFMGNTTTDAHSTTDSLKRGNTACKAPGDKSAYWMPTLLKAGQPVLPVGPQVIYYKAGVTDYTSVRPFPEGLRYVVGSPTQSADEFRRHPGFVEGWECGESYFNVDIPKNCPTSADTQLNIRFQAPSCWDGKNLDTPDHQSHMSYPKVKAGTNDNICPASHPVAVPMIEFKMAFPVNGDLSQVKLASGTGHSFHYDFFNAWDPATLKALVDHCVVGGLQCNARGYDETHPEAGAALDENYELP, from the coding sequence ATGGCACGGAGATCGAAGATCATCTCAGGGTTACTGATGTCCGGCGCGCTCCTGGTGACGTCGCTGGGCGTGGGCGGCATGGCGGCGGGCGCCGACTCCGCCCCGCCCTCTGCGCACCCGATGCCCTCGACGCACCACCACCAGGGGCACACGATGGCGCCGTCCACCGTCGCCGCCGCGGAGGACCGCGACGGCGACGGCACCATCCCGGCGAAGTCGCAGGTCACCGGCGCGAAACCGGCAGTGAAGGCGCCGCCCCACCGCTACTTCCACGAGTTCCAGGCCAACTGCTCGGTGACGCACACCAGGCCCGACGACCCGATCGTCTACCCCGGCCAGCCGGGCAAGTCCCACGACCACACCTTCATGGGCAACACGACGACGGACGCCCACAGCACCACGGACTCCCTGAAGCGCGGGAACACCGCGTGCAAGGCGCCCGGCGACAAGTCGGCGTACTGGATGCCCACCCTCCTCAAGGCCGGGCAGCCCGTGCTTCCGGTGGGCCCGCAGGTCATCTACTACAAGGCGGGCGTCACCGACTACACCAGCGTGCGCCCGTTCCCGGAGGGGCTGCGCTACGTCGTCGGCAGTCCGACGCAGAGCGCCGACGAATTCCGCCGCCACCCCGGTTTCGTGGAGGGCTGGGAGTGCGGTGAGAGCTACTTCAACGTCGACATCCCCAAGAACTGCCCGACGTCGGCGGACACCCAGCTCAACATCCGCTTCCAGGCGCCGAGTTGCTGGGACGGCAAGAACCTCGACACGCCGGACCACCAGAGCCACATGTCGTACCCGAAGGTGAAGGCGGGGACGAACGACAACATCTGTCCCGCGTCCCACCCGGTGGCGGTGCCGATGATCGAGTTCAAGATGGCGTTCCCCGTCAACGGCGACCTCTCACAGGTGAAGCTGGCGAGCGGCACGGGTCACTCGTTCCACTACGACTTCTTCAACGCCTGGGACCCCGCGACGCTCAAGGCACTGGTCGACCACTGCGTCGTCGGCGGGCTGCAGTGCAACGCCCGCGGATACGACGAGACGCACCCCGAGGCGGGCGCGGCGCTCGACGAGAACTACGAACTGCCCTGA